The Colias croceus chromosome 21, ilColCroc2.1 genome window below encodes:
- the LOC123701185 gene encoding uncharacterized protein LOC123701185 → MGPPKKDLHLLSNCDIAHTCDSRECCGNHHHRDAAAAPPRTTNTLSSNIEREGHEKFESWQQKWRDDLLAAIREVSSSFKCDIERLESRLLESEQRITELEQVISTSKSFNPPDLSQENTQLRADLKNLQSKFDDLDQASRNCNVEIQNVPEKKTENLIHLSIEIGKLIGVKITETDIRSVHRVAPGSASNRPKNIILQLSSRRLRDNIIAAARARRTLTVAALLGTPTSATATVSQSARFYINEHLTLKNKMLFRSVRQHAQNMSYKYVWVKNACILIRKTDESRAIHIKDICDLDKIK, encoded by the exons ATGGGGCCACCCAAGAAGGACTTGCACCTGTTAAGCAATTGCGACATCGCGCACACCTGCGATTCCAGAGAGTGTTGCGGCAATCATCACCACCGCGACGCTGCAGCTGCCCCGCCGAGGACGACGAACACTCTTAGTTCCAACATTGAACGGGAGGGAC ACGAAAAATTCGAAAGCTGGCAACAAAAGTGGCGGGACGACCTCCTTGCAGCAATTCGGGAGGTATCCTCATCGTTTAAATGTGATATAGAAAGGTTAGAGTCGCGGTTGCTGGAGTCGGAGCAACGTATTACTGAACTGGAGCAAGTAATAAGTACATCTAAATCTTTTAATCCGCCCGACTTGTCTCAGGAGAATACCCAACTTCGCGCTGACCTGAAAAATCTTCAGTCCAAGTTCGACGATCTGGATCAAGCTTCCCGTAACTGTAACGTGGAAATCCAAAATGTGCCCGAGAAAAAGACTGAAAATCTCATTCACCTCTCCATTGAGATTGGTAAATTAATCGGCGTGAAAATTACTGAGACTGATATAAGATCCGTACATCGTGTGGCTCCCGGTTCTGCTAGCAATCgtccaaaaaatattattctgcAACTTTCCTCCCGAAGACTACGTGACAATATAATAgcggcggcgcgggcgcgCCGCACACTCACGGTCGCGGCCCTGCTCGGTACTCCAACATCTGCCACCGCCACAGTCTCTCAAAGTGCGCGTTTCTATATAAATGAACATTTAACACTCAAgaacaaaatgttatttagaTCTGTGAGACAACATGCGCAAAATATGTCCTATAAATACGTGTGGGTAAAAAATGCTTGTATTCTTATTAGGAAAACCGATGAATCTCGTGCTATTCATATAAAAGATATTTGTGATCTAGATAAAATAAAGTGA
- the LOC123701364 gene encoding leucine-rich repeat-containing protein 24-like — MSMRVSWARWCWIVIFTTCTARTASDWLDCAHVSTCRCKWSSGKKTATCASGDLRRPPTLSSDIQVLDLHDNPLRNLPQEVFSNIGLLNLQRINLRATKLRSIHADAFLELRILVEVDLADNDLALLPRDIFRGNERLRLVVLSNNPLTALVADQFPTLPHLRMLLLDGCRLRTIHTNALRNLKSLETIDLRRNQLTFLRLITFSLPALKTMSLSGNPWRCDCRLREFKDWFLESKLGTEELVCVEPSTQSGNKWRNVPSEVMTCPPEVKSSTLVVRAEVGVAATFGCWVHGIPKPKVTWLFDGVDLHNSSVDCDMEEIDTIVEDDNIEERVPGSVRWVNITLYNVTSSAAGEWTCLAKSVAGEARAVISLVLPRLQTATARTAPGIPQLLGVVFGALGALAALGFIAAVACWHLRKRTVPPSRSFMDQEKRLIDASVVVSCDRSIADMASPCDFELTERLSDEPPRSCAFDPVHITIEGTPGAFPPPPAEFAVPVPYGNIFISVQVAGRGEHGKYPDLIGGGATLPRRTRTCCGAPAYDNMGPRVTATGSSTWSLPGASGENEQSETPVLTLPPPPPEFVSL; from the coding sequence ATGAGTATGCGCGTGTCGTGGGCCAGGTGGTGTTGGATAGTTATCTTCACCACGTGCACAGCGAGGACTGCTAGCGACTGGCTCGACTGCGCCCACGTCTCAACCTGTCGCTGCAAGTGGTCCTCCGGCAAGAAAACCGCCACGTGTGCCTCTGGTGACCTTCGCCGACCGCCCACACTCTCGTCCGACATCCAAGTCCTCGATCTACACGACAACCCCCTCAGAAACTTACCACAAGAAGTTTTCTCGAACATCGGCCTACTAAACTTACAACGAATCAATTTGCGAGCGACCAAACTTCGCTCTATTCACGCTGACGCGTTCTTGGAACTGCGAATTCTAGTCGAAGTCGATCTCGCTGACAACGATCTCGCGTTGCTACCCAGAGATATATTTAGAGGGAACGAAAGGTTACGGTTGGTAGTGCTGAGCAATAACCCTTTGACTGCGTTGGTAGCCGATCAATTTCCGACGTTGCCGCATTTACGAATGCTATTATTGGACGGGTGCCGATTGAGAACAATACACACAAATGCATTACGGAATTTGAAGTCTTTAGAAACTATAGATTTACGTAGGAATCAATTAACATTCCTGCGtctaattacattttcattGCCCGCTTTGAAAACCATGTCCTTATCGGGAAACCCATGGAGATGTGATTGTAGATTACGCGAATTTAAAGATTGGTTTTTAGAAAGTAAATTAGGTACAGAAGAATTAGTTTGCGTGGAACCTTCCACGCAGTCAGGGAACAAATGGCGCAACGTGCCTAGTGAAGTAATGACTTGCCCGCCTGAAGTTAAATCGAGTACTTTAGTTGTAAGGGCAGAGGTGGGTGTAGCGGCAACATTTGGTTGTTGGGTACACGGTATACCAAAGCCGAAAGTAACATGGTTGTTTGACGGAGTAGATTTACATAATAGCAGTGTTGATTGTGACATGGAAGAAATTGATACGATTGTAGAAGACGATAATATTGAAGAGAGAGTACCCGGAAGTGTTAGATGGGTAAATATTACTCTTTACAACGTCACTTCTAGTGCCGCTGGTGAGTGGACGTGTTTAGCTAAAAGTGTAGCAGGAGAAGCTCGTGCTGTAATAAGTTTGGTATTACCAAGGCTGCAAACGGCGACTGCGCGAACAGCACCTGGAATTCCACAATTACTGGGCGTAGTGTTTGGCGCTTTAGGCGCATTAGCTGCCCTAGGTTTTATAGCAGCAGTTGCGTGCTGGCATTTACGAAAACGAACTGTACCACCAAGTCGAAGCTTCATGGACCAAGAGAAACGTTTAATAGATGCGTCTGTAGTTGTTAGTTGTGATCGTTCGATTGCGGACATGGCCTCACCGTGTGATTTTGAATTAACAGAACGCTTATCTGACGAACCCCCTAGAAGTTGTGCGTTTGATCCTGTACATATTACTATAGAAGGCACTCCGGGAGCTTTCCCTCCTCCGCCAGCGGAGTTCGCAGTACCAGTTCCTTatggaaatatatttatatcagtGCAAGTAGCTGGAAGAGGAGAGCATGGGAAGTATCCTGATTTAATAGGAGGTGGAGCAACTCTGCCAAGACGAACACGAACTTGTTGTGGTGCACCAGCATATGACAACATGGGTCCTCGAGTGACAGCAACGGGAAGCTCAACCTGGTCACTACCTGGAGCGAGTGGAGAAAATGAACAATCAGAAACCCCCGTGCTGACCTTACCGCCACCGCCACCCGAGTTTGTTTCCCTTTAG